Proteins from a single region of Diaphorobacter limosus:
- a CDS encoding DUF3334 family protein, which translates to MNPPNTPVVFGTENILLSLCNSVTRVLSVATQGPVHYSAMVQRITKTCLKPDIGCFVLFDGGFSGLVIINFSAAAAMEIYERYMLSMGMAREELASSFTSDEVSNVMGELMNQVVGDFTGKVRRELQTHITQNQPKMLVINQQVMLSVDANLDQPEARRVSFYTANNNIFYLELAIDRTQFIKLYDFEPQDAPDPDALMAQAAGAAATATAALPDPDADTEALLKSLGM; encoded by the coding sequence TGCTGTCCCTGTGCAACTCCGTCACGCGTGTGCTTTCCGTGGCCACGCAAGGGCCGGTGCACTACTCGGCCATGGTGCAGCGCATCACCAAGACCTGCCTCAAACCGGACATTGGCTGCTTTGTGCTGTTCGATGGCGGCTTCTCCGGGCTGGTCATCATCAACTTTTCGGCCGCCGCTGCCATGGAGATCTACGAGCGCTACATGCTCAGCATGGGAATGGCACGCGAAGAACTGGCCAGCTCCTTCACTTCGGACGAGGTGAGCAACGTCATGGGCGAGCTGATGAATCAGGTGGTGGGCGACTTCACGGGCAAGGTGCGGCGCGAGCTGCAGACCCACATCACACAAAACCAGCCCAAGATGCTGGTGATCAACCAGCAGGTGATGCTGAGCGTGGACGCCAATCTGGATCAGCCCGAGGCGCGCCGCGTCTCCTTCTACACCGCCAACAACAACATCTTCTACCTGGAACTGGCGATAGACCGCACGCAGTTCATCAAGCTCTACGATTTCGAGCCCCAGGATGCGCCCGACCCCGACGCCCTGATGGCCCAGGCCGCCGGGGCTGCGGCAACGGCCACGGCGGCCCTTCCCGATCCGGACGCAGACACCGAGGCATTGCTCAAATCCCTGGGTATGTAG
- a CDS encoding peroxiredoxin: MAIVVNKPLPEFEANATGGIKVSNVSHQGQILILYFYPKDNTPGCTTEAMQFRDKFKDFEKAGAVVFGVSRDNMKSHDDFKEKLELPFELIADTEEKMCHMFGVVKNKIMYGKKVKGIERSTFLINPEGILVQEWRGLKVPGHVDEVLKAVKAIKAPVKKAA; encoded by the coding sequence ATGGCGATCGTTGTCAACAAACCCCTTCCCGAATTTGAAGCCAATGCGACCGGCGGAATCAAGGTTTCCAATGTATCGCACCAGGGCCAGATCCTGATTCTGTACTTCTACCCCAAGGACAATACACCGGGTTGCACCACCGAGGCCATGCAATTCCGTGACAAGTTCAAGGACTTTGAAAAAGCCGGTGCCGTGGTATTTGGCGTGTCGCGCGACAACATGAAGTCGCACGACGACTTCAAGGAGAAGCTGGAGCTGCCCTTCGAGCTCATTGCCGACACCGAAGAGAAGATGTGCCACATGTTCGGCGTGGTCAAGAACAAGATCATGTACGGCAAGAAGGTCAAGGGCATAGAGCGCAGCACCTTCCTCATCAATCCCGAGGGCATCCTGGTGCAGGAATGGCGCGGCCTGAAGGTGCCCGGCCATGTGGACGAGGTACTCAAGGCCGTGAAGGCCATCAAGGCACCCGTCAAGAAGGCCGCGTAA